Sequence from the Deltaproteobacteria bacterium genome:
TCGGCCTGACAGTACACAGTACTGTCAGACTGGTGAGGATTTGCCCGGTCGGCTGCACATTACCCGCAGATTTGTCGCACACCCAGCTGATAGCCAACAACGCGACGGGGTCGCCTTCGCGCTCGGCATGTGCCACACTGCTGGCATGGTCGCGGAGTACCACGATCAGTCCGATGTGATTGATGAAGGTTTGCTGGACTACTTCCTCGAGTTGGGCTTGAAGGAGCGGATCCAGAGCGCCGCCAATTTGGCCAATGCCGTCGAGAGACTTCGCCGCATTCGATCCGCTGACGATTCTGAGCACGCTGCGTGACATCGAGTATCTGGTGATCGGCGGGTTCGCGGCCATTCTCTACGGCGCCCCCACGACCACCGCCGATCTCGATATCCTGCCGCTGGCCACCGCAGAGAACATCACGTCGCTCGGCGATGTGCTCACGGCTCTGCACGCCGTCATTCGCGAGCCGCGCTCAACCGGGCGGCGACTTGTAGTGACCGCCGAGTTGCTGCAGCGGGCCGCCGCGGGCGCGAGCCCGGGTGGACAACTGCGCACGCGCACCGCGGCCGGCCCGCTCGATATCCTTTGGCGTCTGCACGATGGCCGAGGCTATGGCGATCTCGTCGGCCGGTCCTGCTTACTGACGGAGGAAGAATTGCGGGTTCGCGTGATTGGCCTCGACGATCTGATCGGGATCAAGAGTACCATCGGCCGGCCGCAAGACCGGGTCGCGTTGCCCTATCTCCAAGCGATCCGCCGCCGTACCGGGACGCCTTGACCAACACCAGCAAGCGCCGCGCGGCGTTCAGGCTGGGACGAGTCGCCAGTTGGCGGCATCCCACTCGAATCCCTTCAGCCCGCGAACGATCAGCTTGGGTGCGCTAATGCCGAGAGCCAAGAACCTGGGTTCCCTCCTCGGCGGCATCACCCGCCGCGGAGGAGGGTCAGGGTGGAGGCTGTTGGTGGTCGCGAATGCGCGCGATCACTTCGTCGAGCAGGGAGCGCTGAATGAAGAGCGTTGAGCGCCGTGGCAGCTCGGTCAGCACGTCGATCACTTCCGCGACCGTGCGCTGCCCGGTTCGCCGCCCGGCGCTCTCGCCCCGCGTTTGCTTGCGTGGAGAGGGTTGGGGTGAGGGGTTCGTTGCCCGTGGAAACGTGCGGCCCGGTGAGCAGCTCGAGGTCAAGCCCCGGTTGCATCGCGAATGCGACGCTCAACACGCACGCGCCAAAGCTCACCGAGGTGAGCAGCAAAGCGCCGGCGGGTTCGTAGACGGTGGAGCGCGACCTCGATCGCCGCCGGCCCGGCCAGAGCAAGCTCACCACGCCGCGCGACGAACCCGATCGCGGCGAGGCTTTCTCCGGCGGCGCGGTCAAGTGCGGCTGACGGGCCTTCTCCGCACGTCCGTCGCACCCGGTGTAGAGATCTTGCACGCAGACATGGCCTTCGATATGGGTACCCATATGAAGACAACCATCGAGATATCCGATCCGCTCTTGCGCGAGGCCCGGGCTCTGGCGGCGCGCCAAGGACAGACGTTGCGCCAAGTCGTCGAGGCGGGTCTGCGCCAGGTCGTCGGCGCGCACAAGGGACGCAAGCAGTCGTTCCGGCTGCGCGACGCGAGTGTGGGCGGAAAAGGGTTGCGGGACGGGCTGCACTACGACGACTGGGGCAAGATCCTCGACATCGCCTACGGCAACCGTGGATGATCGCGGTCGATAGCAACCTGCTGGTGTATGCCCATCGCCGCGACTCGCCGTGGCACCGTGAGGCCTCGCGCTGCCTCAAGGAGCTGGCCGAGGGACGGGCCGCGTGGGGCATTCCCTGGCCCTGCGTGCACGAGTTCCTCAGCATCGTGACGCACGCGCAAATCTACCGACCGCCCTCGACGCTGGCGCAAGCGATCGACCAGGTCGCCGGCTGGCTCGCCTCACCAACGCTTGTGCTGCTCACCGAAACCGCAGACTACTGGGAGCACCTCCGGCGCGTTCTCAACCAAGCGCGAGTGGCTGGTCCCAAAATCCACGACGCCCGCATTGCCGCGCTTTGCCAAGCCCACGGCGCGCGCGAGCTGTGGACGGCCGACCGCGACTTCAGTCGCTTCGCTGGCCTGCAAGCCAAGAACCCGCTGGTGGCCTAGGGCCACGCGGAGGCTCGGACACAACCTTCACCACGAAGAACACGAAGGGCACGAAGGGAGCCGCGCGAAGGCGTCATGAGTTCGCCCCCCCCGGAGCGCGACGCAT
This genomic interval carries:
- a CDS encoding chorismate synthase, producing the protein MERDLDRRRPGQSKLTTPRDEPDRGEAFSGGAVKCG
- a CDS encoding type II toxin-antitoxin system VapB family antitoxin, producing MGTHMKTTIEISDPLLREARALAARQGQTLRQVVEAGLRQVVGAHKGRKQSFRLRDASVGGKGLRDGLHYDDWGKILDIAYGNRG
- a CDS encoding PIN domain-containing protein; translated protein: MIAVDSNLLVYAHRRDSPWHREASRCLKELAEGRAAWGIPWPCVHEFLSIVTHAQIYRPPSTLAQAIDQVAGWLASPTLVLLTETADYWEHLRRVLNQARVAGPKIHDARIAALCQAHGARELWTADRDFSRFAGLQAKNPLVA